The window GAAGAATTGAAGAGTTCTTTTCCGTTTATTGGTAAAAAATTCGGGGGCAAGGACCACACCACAGCCATTTATGCCTGTGAAAAAATTTCAAAAGAAATAATTGAAAATGAACAATTCGCAGAAGAAATAATTCTTATCAAGGAAAAGATTTACTCTTATTAGGAGAATTAACTGATGTGAATAATCTGTTAAGAAACACTGAAAAACCATGGGATAAGCGATTGGATAACAAGTGGACAAAACAAGACCTTTAAAAACCTAAAAAATTATCCAAATCTAATTAAGGGGTTATCAACTGATATATCAACTAAGTTATCAACTTTTTCTCCCCAAAACTAACCCTTGCGCAACTTAAAGAAACAATTAAAATAGAGTCGTAAACTAGACGCATAGTAGTAATAATTAATGTATTAATTAAATAATATGAAGATAATAATACTTAAAGAAAAATTGGCTAAAGGATTAAGTATGGTTGAGAAAATAACTGGAAGAAACTTTACTCTTCCGATTTTAAATAATGTTTTGATTTCTGCTGAAGATAACTCATTGAAATTATCAACCACTGACCTTGAATTAGGGATTAGCTATTGGGGACTTGCGAAGGTAGAAGAAAAAGGAGAAATCACTATCCCAGTGAAAACCCTTTCTAGTTTTGTCTCTCTTATTGGAGAAGAGAAAGTGACAATAGAGAGCAAGGAAAAAACACTTTATTTAAAGGGAGAAAATTATAAGACACAGATAAAGGGGCTTGAAGCAAAGGATTTTCCAATTATCCCGGAAGTTGTTTCAGATAAATGGATTGAATTTGACGCAACTACATTTTGTAAAGGGATAATGCTTGTAATGGATTTTTGCGCACTCACTCAAGTAAGGCCTGAACTCTCTGGCTTATATTTTGTTTTTCAAAAAAATTCGGCTAAAATCGTGGCTACCGACAGTTTTCGTTTAGCGGAAAAAAGCATTGCTTTAGATGGGGCTACTCAAGGAATAGACGGTCCACAGTCATTTATTCTTCCAAGAAATGCTGCCAGGGAATTAGTCAATATTTTTTCAGAGCACAATGGAAAAATCAAGTTTTATTTATCTCCGAGTCAAATTATGGTTGAAAGCTATGTTGACGAAACCAAAAACCCACAAGCGCGCTTAGTTTCCCGTTTGATTGAAGGTGAATACCCTGATTATGAAGCAGTGATTCCAAAAGAGTTTAAAACACGGCTCACTCTTTCCAGGGAAGAATTCTCAAACCAGATTAAAATTGCCAGTTTATTCAGCGGAAGAACGAATGAAGTAAAATTGGAAATAAGCCCTAAAAAAGGAAATGTTTTGATATCTTCGCAAAGCGTTGATTTGGGGGAAACAGAATCCAAAATGGCGATAGACGCAAGCGGAGATGATGTGGAGATAAGCTTTAATTACAAGTTTTTGTCTGAAGGATTGAATCAAATAAAATCAGAAAAAATCGTTCTTGAGCTTAATGGTCAAGACGGACCTGGTGTTTTAAAATCCAGTGACGATTCAACTTATATTTATGTAATAATGCCGATTAAGGCATCTTGATGTTTGAGCCAATATCAAGAATTATAAGCAAGAGGGCAGACCGCTTCTCTTTTAAAAGGGAAATTTTGGCAGTAGAGGTTTGCCAGATATGGCCAAAAATCATAGCGCGATTATTTAACAAAGAAACAGTTGATTACACTAAAGCCCTGTCTTTTAGAGATGGGGTTTTAATTGTGAGAGTCCAGAGCCCGGCATTGATGCAGGAGTTCCAAATAGAGAATGAAAATATAATCGCTTCCCTGAACAGGGAAGCCAGAAAAAACATTATCCAGAAAATTATTTATAAGATGTGAAGCAGAGAATTGCTAATCAGTGTAATATATTTAGTTCAGAAGTATAGGTTGGAATAAGTGGCGATGGGGATATGTAGTCATTGACAACTGTATGCTGCAGACATACAATTGTATGTAGTGAGCAAACATTTGATATGTCTCTAAATTTTACTAAAAATCAAACATTAATTCTTGGAATCCTTTTTAATCATCCAGAAAAATCCTATTATTTAAGAGAAATAGGCAGGTTGGTAGGGAAAGAACCGGGTGTTTTTCAAAAAGATATTAACAAATTGGTTGAGAGCGGCATTTTGACCAGCGAATATCGCGCAAAAAGCCGCTTTTTTGCGTTAAATAAGCTGCATCCCCTATATAAAGAGTACAAAAGCATTTTTTTCAAAACAATTGGCGCGGAAGGACAACTGAAATTAATTTTGAAAAATATTGAAAATATTAAAGTAGCTTTTATCTATGGCTCATTTGCTACCGGAAAAGAAGATGCTTTTTCAGATATTGATTTGATGATAATCGGAAATCCCGATGAAGATGTTTTAATCAGAAAAATTTCTTTACTGGAAAGAAAAATAGACAGAGAAATTAATTATAATATTTTTTCACCAACAGATATTAGGAATAATTTATTAAATAATGAAATTTTCCTAAAAGAAATAATGGAAAGACCCAAGGCATTCATTATCGGAGACCAAAATGAACTGGAAGAAATTATTGGAAAATAAAAGCTTACAGAAAAAAAGAATCAGCTTCCAAGAAGTGGGAGGGGTTTTAGTAAAGGCGGAGAAATGTCTTAGGGCGGCAGAGTTGCTATTGGCAAAAGATGTAGATGAGTCGGTTTTTAAAGAAGCTTATGACTCTATGATTTTAGCTGGGCGGGCGTTAATGTTTTCTTTAGGGTTAAAGCCGCGTACCATTGGATCGCACACCATAACCATTGATTTCTGCTCCGATTATTTAGGAAATGATTTTAAGACATTGACCGAAAAGTTTAGAAAAATGAAGAAGAAAAGAAACTATTTGATTTATGGCATCGGGTTAATCGTTTCCAAGACTGAAGCAGAGAATGCGCTCAAAACCGCGAAAGAATTTGTTGATAAAATCTCAAAATTTATTCAAGCAAAAAATCCTCAGAAAAAGTTAGTTTAAGCACCAAGACAAAAATATTATTAGTAGTTAATTAGTGTAAGGGCTTTTTGGAAAAAGTTGCGCCAAATTGGTCCGGCTATCACAATACCGGGCATTTTTGCTATAGCGCTATTGTTGTTATTCCCCGTCCAAACACCAACAGCTAAGTCAGAAGTATAGCCAATGGTCCAGGCGTCCCTATATTGGTCAGTTGTTCCTGTTTTTGCGGAAACTTCGTAGCCAGGGAAATATAAAAGTGAGCGCGGCCCAAACATAGGAGTTCGGGCGACATTATCAGAAAGAACGTTGGTTATCATCTGACAGACCTCCTCGCTTATCACTCTTCTGGTTGCGCTTTTGTTTTCTTCAATAATATTTCCATCATTATCTTCTATTTTTAATATCGCAGTAGGTTGTACCCGCAACCCATTATTGGCAAATACTCCATAAGCAGAGACCATATCTATCAATTTTACCTCTCCTGACCCTAAGACCAGCGATGGACCGTAAAAACTGGAGCCCTGATTAAGGGTTGTGATGCCCATGTTATGGGCAGTGGCTATTGTATCAGCAATACCAGCTGCCAAGAGCACCTTAATTGACGGAATATTCAATGATTGAGCTAACGCCTGTCTAAGGGTAACCGAGCCCCTGTACAACCCATCATAGTTTTCAGGGACATAATCCTGGTCTCCCCATTTTCCAAAATTTGTTTTTTCATCAACTACGACATCGTCAGGAGTATAGCCCTTTTTAAAAGCAGTGGCATAAGCAAATGGCTTAAAAGCAGAACCAGGTTGTTGTCCTTCCCCATATGTTGCTACATTTACCTTTGGCTCAAACTTGCAATTAAGCCCAGGGACACATGCTTTTGGATATGACTCTCCAAAATAATCTTTTGACCCGACCATTGCCATTATTTCCCCGTTTTTCGGGCTTATTGCCACTAATGCTGCATTATATGACCCGTATGATTCGTTTATCTTCACGCCTTCTTTAACCGCTTTCTCTGCCGATGCCTGCAGTTCCAAATCAAGAGTTGTGTAGACCTTCAATCCATGTTCTTTAAGAAAGTCGCCACCATATTTTTGATATAGATAGTTTTCTACGAAAAGAATAAAATGAGGAGCATCTTTAAAAGCAGAATCAAGGCCCACAAATTCGACCACTGCCTGAATTGTCTCATCGTATAACTCTTCTGAAATATATTTTTCATCCAACATTCTTTTGAGGATAAAGTTTTTTCTTCTTAAAAGCGCGTCTTGGTGTTCTCCATAAGGGTAATAATAGCTTGGCGCTTGGATAAGGGAGGCGATAACAGCTGCTTCCGGTAGAGTGATGTCTTGGATTGATTTTCCGAAATAAATACGGCTTGCTTCGCCTATGCCGTAGATATTCGGACCAAATGGAATCTGGTTCAGATACCATTCCAAGATTTGGTCTTTAGAATAACGCCTCTCAAGCTCTAATGTAAGGACCAATTCTCGTATTTTTCTCTTTGCGCTTTTTTCAAGCGATAAAAATGTTGAGCGGATAAGTTGTTGGGTTATAGTGGAAGCGCCTTGTGCTGGCTTTCTAAGCTTTAAATCAATAAGTATAGCTCTTGCAATTCCAGCGAAGTCCACTCCGTGATGGTTATAAAAATTATCATCTTCAGCTGCCAATACTGCCTTAATCAAATGGTCTGGAACATCGCTTAAAGCCACGAGTTCTCTTTTTTCTTCTCCGTAAATTGTTCTTAATAATGTTTCTCCTGTGCGGTCATAGATTCGTGTAGGCATCACTTGTTCTCTTTCTGTGAAGACCTCGGGCCTTGGCAGGTCTTTCGCAAAATAAATAAAAACAGATAATCCAATAAAGCTAAAACCGATAATTGAAAATAAAAAAATCCGCCCCATTTTCTTTAAAATGCGCTTTGACCTGGAATTATCTCCATATGTTTGGTGATGATAAATTTTTAAGAACATCATAAGACAAAACCCCTGCCAGAAGGCAGGGGTTTTGAGGAATTAAACTTCTTCTTCATCAAGATTCTCTTCTGTTCCGCCTTCCTCTGTGGTCTCTTCTTCCACAGGAGCCTCTTCTACTTCCGCTCCTTCTTCCACGCCCTCTTCAACTGGCAGACCTTCTTCTACGCCTCCCAATTCTTCCTCTTCTTCCTGATTGGTCAAGATGTTAACGCTTTTATCTTCGTATTCCATAATTGATTAAACTTAATTTACATTGGAAAATGAACGACCTTTTTAAATTGATATGCTCATTATAATTTTATCAAGTCGTTTGTCAAGCTTTTTTCGGAAATCTTTTAGATTCTAGGAGATATACGCAACAAATAGCCAGACCCAAGGCATCGGCAGCGTCGTCTGATTTGGGCACCTCATCCAAGTCCAAAAGTTTTTTAATCATTTTTTGCATTTGCATTTTTTGAGCTCTGCCATAACCGACAATATTCATTTTAACCTCCAAAGGAGTGAATTCGTAGATAGGTATTTTTTTTCTTTCTCCTGCCAACAATATAACTCCACGGGCCTGACTTACAGGAATGGCGGTCTTGGCATTTTTAAAGAAAAACAATCTTTCTACAGACAAAGCATCTGGAGAAAAATCCTTTATCAAACCATTAACTTGGTTAAAAATTTGATTCAGTCGATTCTCTGGGGAATCATCTGGGGATGTCTTAATGCATCCGCATGCAACAAAATCTATTCCTCTTTGAGATTTTCTAACAACCCCGTAGCCAGTCCTTGCCGTTCCGGGGTCTATTCCTAAAATAATCATGAGTAGAAATTATAATTTTATATTTGAGTAAATATCTTGCACATCATCATTATCATCAAGCGCCTCGAAAAGCCTTCCTATTGATGCCTTTTCTTTTTCATCAACATCTATCTCTTCTTTTGCTATCCACCCTAAATTGACTGATTCTATATTAAATTTCTTTTCTTCAAGAGCCCTTTTTACGGTTTCTAAATCTTCTGGCTTGGTGCAAACCTCAATAAGGTCATTTATTTTTTTGATATCCTCGGCGCCTGCTTCAATGATTGCCATTTCCAAATCATTTTCTTCCATTGCTTCAGGGATTTCTAAAATAATAATTCCCATATTTTCAAACTGCCATTTTACCGAACCTTCGTTTGCTAACTTAGCATTATTGTGAGATAAAAGTTGCTTTATATCAGTAAGAGTTCTGTTCTTGTTATTAGTAATTCCAGTGATTATAAGAGCGCTTTTAGCTGGCCCATAGGCCTCAAAACAAAATTCTTCCAATATCTCGTCCTGTAATTCGCCAATGCCTTTTTTGATTGCCCTTTCAATATTCTCGCTTGGCATATTAGCTTTTTTCGCTTGTTCAACAGCAATCCTTAGGCTTGGGTTCATTTGAGGGTCTCCTCCTATTTTTGCGGCAACTGAAATAACCCGGGATAATTTTGAAAAAATCTGCGCCCGTTTCCGGTCTTCTGCTTCTTTGCCTCTTTTAATTGTAGCCCAATGGCTGTGCCCACTCATAAATATTAATTACTTATTACTAATCACTCGTCTGCCTCGGGCGGATTAATCATTGATATTTTATCTTACTTGATTTTTTCCTTATTTTCAACCAAATTGCAGAAAAAACAACAGAAATACAAGCAGAAGCGCCTATGCTGATTGACAATACAGGAGCAAATTTTGAGCTCTTATAATTTTTGTCAGAAATAATAAGCTCTTTTTTAGGAACAATATTTTCATTTGGGCTGTTTTCTGATTTTGGCGTGCCTCCTGGGCTCTGGCTTGTTTTCCAATTGTTAGGGTCAGACCCTAACACATGAGAAACAATTCTTTCCATTGTTTTTTTATTCTCATTGTTTCCAGCAAACCATCCTAAAGAACAATCAATATTATCAACAACTTGACCAATATTATCTAAAAGCAAAAGCTGTTTTCCCTGATTATTTAATCCGCCCTTGTATATGATGTCAGCAATGATTTCAGGTATTGTTGAATCATCTGTCCGCTCAAGCAGAAAATATGATTTTGCCCCAATGCTTCCTGATAATTTTATTTTCAGCGATTCATCTTTTGTTTGAATAGTCCAAGCATCCAGATTTACAGGATAATCGCCTGGGTTATAAAGTTCAATCCATTCGTCATTAAAAGAGTTCTCTGTGCCCATCCATGCCAGCTCATTTATAACAACCATCGGGTTTTCCTTGGCTAAAACAAAATTGGTTGCGCTGAAGCAAGCAGTTAGAAAAAGAAATTCAAAAACTATAATAATTTTGTATTTTGTATTTTTGATTTTGGATTTATCCCAAGGTGCTCGTATGCCTTTTGGGTGGCTATTCTTCCCTTGGGGCTTCTTATAATCAAGCCGAGTTGCAGTAAATATGGCTCGTAGACCGCCAAGATATTGTCTTGTTCTTCGTTGGTTGAAGCAGCCAATGCCTGTAAACCAACTGGACCGCCATCAAATTTCCGAATTAGTATTTCAAGAATTTTTCTATCCTGCGGCTCCAGCCCCATTTTATCTATTTCTAATGCTGATAATCCCAATTCAGTTATTTCCTTGTTGATTCTTTTCATTCCTTCTACTTGGGCAAAATCCCGGATTCTTTTAAGGAGTCGGTTGGCTATGCGCGGAGTGAATCTTGAGCATTGGCTTATGAGCATTATTGCTTCATCGTCTATTTCTAAGCATAAAATATTAGCAGACCTTTTTATGATTTTTTGGACATCATCTTCAGAGTAGAACTCAACCTGAAAAGTGGCTCCAAACCGGTCTCTCAATGGAGAAGTGAGTAGTCCAACCCTTGTTGTTGCTCCTATAAGAGTGAATGGGGGAAGGTCTATTTCTAAAGTTCTTGCCATTGGTCCAGTGCCTGTTATAATATGCAGCTTAAAGTCCTCCATAGCTGGATAGATAATTTCTTCGCATGTTTTATTTAAACGGTGAATTTCATCAACAAAAAGAACATCTCTTTCAGATAGAGATGTTAGAATTGCTGCCAAGTCACCTGGCCTTTGAATCGCAGGGCCGGTTATAATTCTTATATTAGAGCCAATACTTTTGGCAACTAAGCGCGATAAAGTTGATTTTCCAAGACCAGGTCCGCCGCAAAAAAGAAGGTGGTCAACCGCTTCTTTTCTTTCTTGGGCTGCTTGCAGGATAATCTGGATATTTTTTTTTATTCTCTCTTGCCCGATAAAGTCCCCCCATTGTTTTGGTCGCAGAGTTTGGTCTAATGTTTCTTCTTCTTTTGAATCAACATTGTTAAGCAATGTTTTCTTTTTTTGAGCAAATTCACGAGAGGGGTTGACAATCATTTTGTTATTTGTTATAATAAAAGCGATCCCTGGCTGCTTAGGGGTTTTTCTTAGCCCGGGTAAACTGGCTCCGGCTGGGTTATTCCTCGGAAAAATTCTGGTCTTTGTTGCCTACGAAGATATGTAGTCAGGGATTTAGTTTTCACTAGTGACTCTTTTCACTTCTTCTATTGTGGTTATTTGTTCGAGAACTTTTATCATTCCATCTTGGAACATCGTAATCATTCCGTTTTCGGCAATGATTTTTTTAATTTCAGGAACAGCTGGTTTTTTCACAATAAGGGACTCAAGCTGGTCATTGATTAAAAATGCTTCAAATATACCCTGCCGGCCCTTGTATCCGGTAAAACTGCATTCTTTACATCCTTTTATAACAGCCATTTTTATCGGCTCCTGAACAATGGAATTAGGAATATTTTTCATCACCCTTTTTATTTCTTCTGATTCTTCCGGTGTTGCCTCTCTTATCCCAGCGCATTTCTTACAAACCCTTCTAACTAATCGCTGGGCGATTACCATATTTATGGCTGGGCCGATATTAATAGGGTCAGACCCCAAAGATATCAAGCGGGGGATGGCTCCAGCTGCGTCGTTTGTATGCAGGGTAGAAAAAACGAGGTGTCCAGTGAGGGCTGCTTGAAGGGATATTTTTGCTGTTTCTAAATCCCTGATTTCTCCGACCAAGATTACATCAGGGTCTTGTCTTACTATAGAACGCAGTCCGCTCGCAAAATCATATCCTTGGCTAGGATTAACTTCTGTTTGAGAAGTGCCGTCAAGCCGATACTCAATAGGGTCTTCAATGGTGATGATTTTGATTTCTGGATTTTGAATATATTTTAAAAAAGCGTAAAGAGTGGTGGTTTTGCCAGACCCGGTCGGTCCTGTAACAATTATCATCCCATTTGGTTTTTTGATTTCTTTTTTGAACGACTCCAACAAATCCTGCCTTAACCCAAGTTCTTCCATGCTTTTTAAACTTTCTGGATTTAGAATTCTCATCACAACCGATTCTCCGAAATCCGCTGGCAGGGCTGATGTTCTGATTTCTATCTCCTGCTCTTTATTTGTTTTTGTTTGTATGGCGATAGAGAAGCTCCCGTCTTGCGGCTTATTATGGACATTTAGTTTAAGGCCTGCAAGAAGTTTTATTCTGGAAAGAAGTAAGCGGTATGTTTCTGGGGGAAAAAACATTACATCATGGAGCATGCCGTCTAACCGTATCCGCAGACGGATATCTTCTTCTCTGGGCTCAAAATGAATATCAGAAGCAGATAAAGAAATTGCGCCTAACAAAACCTTTTCAATAATTTTTGTTGTCTCTTCATTTATATTTTTTTCTAATTCTGCCTTAAAATCAGCCGTTGATTTTATCGCTTTTTGCATTTGTTCGGATATTTGAAGAGGTATTATGATTTTGTCAGTGATTTTTACCATAAATAAAATGCTAAAAAATGATTTCCATTATTTTTTCTTTTATATCATTTATCTTACCATTTTTTGATTTAAATATAATACCCTTGCCCTTGCGTTCTCCATTAAATGCCTCAAGTATCTTGCTCCCAGAGTAGGGCTTGGAAGAATAAAAAACGCCACTTATGGTGGTTTGGTTGTCTTGACTTTCCCACAGAAGGAGAAGAGAAGGAAATTGCAGGAGATTGCTTGTGAGTTCTTTTAATATAAAAATTAAGTCCCTCGCATTAGCTCCTGATTCTTGAAAATCTTTTTTCATCAAAGAAATAGAAGGAAGTCGTTTGTCTCTGCGGAATTCGATTTTTTTCAAAGCGATTTCTAGGATTTTAAGCTGTTGAGCGCTGCCATTGTTCGCAAAAAGATTTAGCAATTCTTTATATTGAATATTAGGCGTTATCAGCTCTAAAACATTGTCCATTATTTCTTGATTAAAGCCATTGTCTTTGGAAAAAGCGATTATTCCAGCCAAAATCCATGTTTTAATATTTTGGTCTATTTGACCCTGAAGCAATTCAAGCAGTTGGTTGGATATTAAGGCCATTGGCAGGTTTTCAGAAATTAGATTTATGTTGCCAAACTTGTTGTTTGTCGTTTGATTATCTATATTCAGTATGGTGGTCTGATAAAAAAGCTTGAAATTTTTTTCATAGAAGTCCCCTAATCTTTCTAACCTATCTATCCCTATTGTTATCAGGAGGTCTGGCTCTGTTTCTGACAATTTTTGAAAATCGTCAAATATTATATCATCCTTGGTAATTTTTTTGCCCCGTGGACTCAAAAATATTTTGAGTATCTGTTTTTCCTTTTCATAATACAACTCGGAGATTTCTTTGCCTTTGATAGAAATAACAAACCTATTTGGATTAGCGGTTTGAGGAAACAGTAAGGCATATTTTTGGGGTATTGCATGAGGATGCAAATTTACAATCTTGCCTTTATTGTTTAAAGTATAAGAGAGGGAAACAGCCGATGCCAATGAATCAATGTTCGAATTTTGAGAAGTGAGCACTAAAATATTTTTAGCGCCATCAATAAGTTTTTTTGCTTGGTATAGGCCTTCAGTCATTAATTCAATCTATATTTTATCAATTTAAAAGTCAATGAGAAAAAAGATACAAACAAATTCCCATATCAAAACCCAGCATTTAGCGGAGAATATCGCTAAAAAATGCCTTAAAACTGGTCCTGATTTTGAAAATAATCAAGCGATGGTTTTTGCTATGCATGGCGACTTGGGGAGCGGAAAAACGACTTTTACTCAAGGCTTTGCAAAAGGGCTGGGGGTTGTGGATAAAATTTTGAGTCCAACATTCGTAATTCTTAAAAAATTCCAAATTCCAAACTCTGAATTTCAATATCTTTATCACATTGATTGTTATAGAATAAATGATTCGCGAGAAATTCAGGACTTGGGCTTCAAAGAAATAATTTCTGACCCGAAAAATATAATTATTATTGAATGGGCAGAAAAGATTGAAAAAGCCCTGCCAAAATATATTACAATTATTAATTTTGAGTTTAAGCATAAGAATATCCGAGAAATTATTATTAAAAGCAAATAAAATGTTGGATAAAAAACGATTAGTTATAATTGACAGCAATGCCTTGGTTCATAGGGCGTTTCATGCCCTACCTCCCCTTACCTCTCCTAAGGGGGAGTTAGTAAATGCTGTTTACGGATTTCTCTTGGTCTTTTTGAAGGCGCTTAAAGATATGAGGCCTGATTGCGTGGCTGCGACATTTGATTTGCCAGGCCCTACTTTTAGAGACAAGATATACGAGGAATATAAGGCAAAAAGAGTAAAAGCGCCGGATGAGCTTTATAACCAGATTCCGATAATAAAAAGAGTGCTTGAGGCGTTTGGAGTTCCTGTTTTTGAGAAACAAGGATTTGAAGCCGATGATGTGATAGGCACCATAGCAAAGCATGCCAAAAGAAAGCAGATAATCCCAGAGATAGAAGTGATTATTGTTACCGGAGATTTGGATGCCTTGCGTTTGGTTGATAAAAATACAAAGGTTTATACTCTTAAAAGGGGCCTTTCTGATACAGTGATTTATGATGAGCAATTAGTCAGAGAAAGGTACGATGGATTAGCCCCCGAGCAATTGACAGATTATCGCGCATTGAGGGGAGACCCATCTGACAATATACCTGGCGTGACAGGCATTGGCCCAAAGACAGCCATAGGGCTGTTAAAAGAATTTGGGTCTGTGGACAATATCTACAAAGCGATTGAGAGCGGAGAAAGCAAGGATTTAATCTCGCTTCGCATTAAAGAAAAACTTATTGCCTATAAAGAGCAAGCGCTTTTTTCAAGGGCGCTGGCGGAGATAAACACCGATGTTCCGATTGATTTTGTTCTTGAGCAATGCCAATGCCGACCGCTGGATAGAGAAAAAATAATAAAAATTTTTCAGGAGCTTGGATTTTACAGTTTGATTAAAAGATTACCAGAGTCGCATCAGACAAAATTAGGAGATTTTTGATTTTAACGGTTCAAATCACTTTATATTCTCAATCAAAATTCCTTTCAATGGAATAAATTGTTATAATAAATGAATTAAAAAAATATTGATGGCAAAAGAGCTTAAAAAAGAAAGCCAAATTAAGTCAACTATATTAGAAAACCTGGGCAAAGAGAAGGAGCGCAGAAAATATATTATTTTGGGGGTAATTGCGCTTTTTTTAGTAATGAGAATCATACTCAAACCATTCCCTTATTTTTATCATATAATTGGCGGTTATTTGATAGTTCTTTTTTTAATAATCCCAATTACATCATACTTAAGCAACCGTCCCAATATAGGACTAAAGATGGCCAGATTGATTGTGGGGCTTATGGTCTTCGCAGAGTTAATGGCATTGAGCGCAGTTCTATACCTCTTTATGCCGGTTGCTGTTTTTTATCAAATGCGCATTTCCATTATCTCTATTCCGTTTTTCTTATTATACGCTGTTTTGATTCATCCCTTGCTTATTTCCAAGAGGGTAAATGATTTTTTCTACCTTTTTTCATTAGCAATTTTAATCACCCTGTCAATATTGGAATATACGGGTAGGTATCCTGCTTATTCTAACTATCCTATTCTTGAGAGCCCTCTCCAACATTTGCG is drawn from Patescibacteria group bacterium and contains these coding sequences:
- the tsaE gene encoding tRNA (adenosine(37)-N6)-threonylcarbamoyltransferase complex ATPase subunit type 1 TsaE, whose translation is MRKKIQTNSHIKTQHLAENIAKKCLKTGPDFENNQAMVFAMHGDLGSGKTTFTQGFAKGLGVVDKILSPTFVILKKFQIPNSEFQYLYHIDCYRINDSREIQDLGFKEIISDPKNIIIIEWAEKIEKALPKYITIINFEFKHKNIREIIIKSK
- a CDS encoding GspE/PulE family protein, translating into MVKITDKIIIPLQISEQMQKAIKSTADFKAELEKNINEETTKIIEKVLLGAISLSASDIHFEPREEDIRLRIRLDGMLHDVMFFPPETYRLLLSRIKLLAGLKLNVHNKPQDGSFSIAIQTKTNKEQEIEIRTSALPADFGESVVMRILNPESLKSMEELGLRQDLLESFKKEIKKPNGMIIVTGPTGSGKTTTLYAFLKYIQNPEIKIITIEDPIEYRLDGTSQTEVNPSQGYDFASGLRSIVRQDPDVILVGEIRDLETAKISLQAALTGHLVFSTLHTNDAAGAIPRLISLGSDPINIGPAINMVIAQRLVRRVCKKCAGIREATPEESEEIKRVMKNIPNSIVQEPIKMAVIKGCKECSFTGYKGRQGIFEAFLINDQLESLIVKKPAVPEIKKIIAENGMITMFQDGMIKVLEQITTIEEVKRVTSEN